One window of Phycisphaeraceae bacterium genomic DNA carries:
- a CDS encoding NAD(P)/FAD-dependent oxidoreductase has protein sequence MHDVIIIGAGPAGLSAALVLARCRRDIVLIDHGHGRNRFARNMNGFLTRDGVPPKEFRELARRDLSKYQIRCIDEEVVHACPEGNGFLVTLKSGEGLRARKVLLATGVSDLLPRLDGFMECYGKTVHHCPYCDGYEHRDQRIATYGRGNAAIGIALTLRTWSADVTACLDGEEADDSHIAIAKKNGITVRRELVTRLHHEEGELRALHFARGEPLNADAMFFNTGQVQRSGLPKLLNCAFDNDGGVKTADRQQTTIPGLFLAGDADKEVQFVIVAAAQGATAAVGINRELQDEERGTPAPPSHRAPTPSS, from the coding sequence ATGCACGACGTCATCATCATCGGGGCGGGTCCGGCCGGGCTTTCCGCGGCGTTGGTGCTCGCCCGCTGCCGACGCGACATCGTGCTCATTGATCACGGGCACGGGCGGAACCGGTTCGCCCGCAACATGAACGGATTTCTGACGCGGGACGGGGTGCCGCCGAAAGAGTTTCGCGAGTTGGCGCGACGAGACCTTTCGAAATACCAGATCCGCTGCATCGATGAAGAAGTCGTGCACGCGTGCCCGGAAGGAAACGGATTTCTGGTGACGCTGAAATCGGGAGAGGGGCTGCGGGCGCGGAAGGTGCTGCTGGCGACGGGCGTGAGCGATCTCTTGCCTCGGCTTGATGGATTCATGGAGTGTTACGGGAAGACTGTGCATCACTGCCCGTACTGCGATGGATATGAACATCGCGATCAGCGCATCGCGACGTACGGGAGAGGGAACGCCGCGATCGGGATCGCGCTGACGCTGCGGACATGGTCAGCGGATGTGACAGCGTGTCTGGATGGCGAGGAAGCGGATGATTCGCACATCGCGATCGCGAAGAAAAACGGGATTACGGTCCGTCGCGAATTGGTGACGCGCCTGCACCACGAAGAAGGTGAACTGCGAGCGTTGCATTTCGCGCGGGGAGAACCTCTCAACGCCGATGCGATGTTCTTCAACACGGGACAGGTGCAGCGATCGGGGCTTCCGAAACTTCTCAACTGCGCGTTCGATAATGACGGCGGCGTCAAGACAGCGGACCGGCAGCAGACGACGATCCCCGGGCTTTTTCTCGCGGGTGATGCGGACAAAGAAGTGCAGTTTGTCATCGTGGCGGCGGCGCAGGGCGCGACGGCGGCGGTCGGCATCAATCGCGAGCTGCAGGACGAAGAGAGGGGGACGCCTGCTCCACCATCGCATCGAGCACCGACGCCATCTTCTTGA
- a CDS encoding BON domain-containing protein, with protein MSNRNRNRRNQSGGQYRGQQGSQYWPENQREGMRGYGQQDWGAGSLATGSMYGQSGRTGTQGGYAHEHEDRPSEYGSMGYGQSPYGQRRMEREGYGQTGYGQSNRGDYSGQYPMQGRYSEPYRNEGQYYNQSGGDYRDSGQSYSGQYSQGQQQRQSSSPYSGQYGQQGYAGYQSRSHRQDDLDGYENDYSGRPISGAYSTEQPRQNSGNSGINSGSWRSNNDAWNGGSYELQHNQRGKAPKNYRKSDDRVRDDVSERLVDDGYDCSEVDVNCKDGIVTLSGECCDRDTKHGMERSASDVHGVKDVDNQLRMKHRDSSEDSGSKNRSSAESSGAGLSSGSGSSDWKNKNKM; from the coding sequence ATGAGCAATCGAAATCGGAACAGGCGGAATCAGTCCGGCGGTCAATACCGTGGCCAACAGGGCAGCCAGTACTGGCCCGAAAATCAGCGCGAGGGCATGCGGGGTTATGGCCAGCAGGATTGGGGCGCCGGCTCGCTTGCGACGGGCTCGATGTACGGCCAATCAGGACGCACGGGCACCCAAGGTGGATATGCCCACGAGCACGAAGACCGTCCGTCTGAATACGGGTCCATGGGCTACGGCCAAAGCCCATATGGACAACGCCGCATGGAGCGAGAGGGCTACGGCCAGACAGGATACGGTCAGAGCAATCGGGGCGATTACTCAGGCCAGTACCCGATGCAGGGGCGCTACTCCGAGCCCTATCGCAACGAGGGTCAGTACTACAACCAAAGTGGAGGCGATTACCGCGATTCCGGACAGTCCTATTCCGGCCAGTATTCGCAAGGTCAACAGCAGAGGCAGTCTTCCTCTCCCTATTCCGGTCAATACGGACAACAAGGTTACGCCGGATATCAATCACGCAGCCATCGCCAGGACGATCTTGACGGCTACGAGAACGATTACTCCGGTCGCCCCATCAGCGGCGCGTACTCGACCGAACAACCCCGGCAAAACTCGGGCAACTCGGGCATCAACTCCGGCTCCTGGCGCTCGAACAACGACGCCTGGAACGGCGGCTCGTATGAGCTTCAACACAATCAGCGCGGCAAGGCCCCGAAGAACTACAGGAAGTCCGACGACCGCGTCCGCGACGATGTCTCCGAGCGCCTCGTTGACGATGGGTATGACTGCAGCGAAGTCGACGTGAACTGCAAAGATGGCATCGTCACGCTTTCGGGCGAGTGCTGCGACCGCGACACCAAACACGGCATGGAGCGCTCCGCATCCGATGTCCATGGAGTGAAAGACGTGGACAATCAGCTGCGCATGAAGCACCGAGACAGTTCGGAGGATTCCGGCTCGAAGAACCGGTCGAGCGCTGAGTCATCCGGCGCCGGCCTTTCGTCCGGCAGCGGCTCCTCCGATTGGAAAAACAAGAACAAGATGTAG
- a CDS encoding glycosyltransferase, producing MKAAASQPHILINALSVSSGGGFTVCRELVRGLASARPDWKFTIVMTEGSAFHEPMKSERFGENTKILWAPPKTAKILSRVLYENLALVRWARDNAVSAVIQLNGQKVARLKLPTISHAQDPVPYLPRMWQNKGLKARFGAMLRRRAVRSALKHADCMGFTSAYLRDLICNWERISPARTEVFYNAVPEDWCTREDSRMPALASRPRQVLTVSDVTPHKRQHLIAEAVCVLRREKGFEDITYRVVGRIFDAAYAESINEMGRAIRSADGAIEKPVVELVGRLSGDELAAAFMHARCFAFMSVCESFGIPPLEAMSFGTPVVSSDCCAMPEVLGPAAAYVKMDDARQLKDVLRRVLTDDAAADEMRKKGFEQFRKFRWNDTVKKMASVLDAMVEQASPSLRPAARD from the coding sequence TTGAAGGCCGCTGCTTCCCAGCCGCACATCCTCATCAACGCGCTCTCCGTCAGCAGCGGGGGAGGGTTCACGGTCTGCCGCGAACTCGTCCGCGGACTCGCTTCCGCGCGCCCCGACTGGAAATTCACAATCGTGATGACCGAGGGCAGCGCCTTCCACGAGCCCATGAAGAGTGAGCGCTTCGGCGAAAACACGAAGATTCTGTGGGCGCCGCCAAAGACCGCGAAGATTCTTTCGCGCGTCCTTTACGAAAACCTTGCGCTTGTGCGCTGGGCGCGCGACAACGCCGTGAGTGCCGTCATCCAGCTCAACGGCCAGAAAGTTGCTCGACTCAAACTACCCACGATCTCGCACGCCCAAGACCCCGTTCCCTATCTCCCCCGCATGTGGCAGAACAAGGGTCTCAAAGCCAGGTTCGGCGCGATGCTCCGCCGCCGAGCCGTCCGTAGCGCGCTCAAACACGCCGACTGCATGGGTTTCACGAGCGCGTACCTGCGCGACCTCATCTGCAATTGGGAAAGAATCTCTCCCGCGCGCACCGAAGTCTTCTACAACGCCGTCCCCGAAGATTGGTGCACCCGTGAAGATTCGCGAATGCCCGCGCTGGCTTCCCGCCCACGCCAGGTGCTCACCGTCAGCGATGTCACGCCCCACAAGCGTCAGCACCTGATCGCCGAAGCTGTCTGCGTGCTCCGCCGCGAGAAAGGCTTCGAAGACATCACCTACCGCGTCGTCGGTCGCATCTTTGATGCCGCCTACGCCGAGAGCATCAACGAGATGGGCCGCGCGATCCGCAGCGCCGATGGCGCAATCGAAAAACCCGTCGTCGAACTCGTCGGCCGTCTCAGCGGCGACGAACTCGCCGCGGCATTCATGCATGCCCGCTGCTTCGCCTTCATGAGCGTCTGCGAGAGTTTCGGCATCCCGCCTCTTGAAGCGATGAGTTTCGGCACGCCGGTCGTTTCGAGCGACTGTTGCGCCATGCCCGAAGTCCTCGGGCCCGCCGCGGCATATGTCAAGATGGACGACGCCCGCCAACTGAAAGATGTGCTTCGGCGCGTCCTGACCGACGACGCCGCGGCGGACGAGATGCGGAAGAAAGGCTTCGAGCAGTTCCGAAAGTTCCGGTGGAACGACACCGTCAAGAAGATGGCGTCGGTGCTCGATGCGATGGTGGAGCAGGCGTCCCCCTCTCTTCGTCCTGCAGCTCGCGATTGA